The following coding sequences lie in one Spea bombifrons isolate aSpeBom1 chromosome 5, aSpeBom1.2.pri, whole genome shotgun sequence genomic window:
- the LRRC14B gene encoding leucine-rich repeat-containing protein 14B: MKTLKFIGAEAFIFNEEYAKKNMKTVAHNLYPLLLKACYLNEKVEVIHTLVENWPHEDFILGKILGKTIDCPEDLTHWSCRLSLVACLRGLKNYVLNSSSLYSKKLKSVDITGIKDIECQPCKCKKTLGRWARTELLSQTCFDLLIEMANGELSASISNLDIDVLCNLFVTERNYEVVVQALLMRHHCPLKIRCVDFRADSLSSQRLFYILKLAEPDSLHKLEIVHNVRLDLYDLKVLLNNINFPKLFSLTFPARTFNVPRYTTEDDIVLSSIGEKLSNMTQLTELSLSFSTLTGKIRKLLSVMNTPLKTLEVANCSLNNIDMAYLANSLHADHLEVLDLSGHNVTSQFPSMFYKLLSKASQTLKMLVLEECDIGDMHVDLLALGLSHCCRLQEFKFLGNPMTSLALMHLFNIFVDLPMLKYIEFPVPKDCYPYDVLYPLDEETLTKFDHQKYNSIKESLLLILTQANREDILAVTPLFGTYDPAIQETSNELGAHLLTSFKEALDNITISLQKLK; this comes from the exons ATGAAGACACTTAAGTTTATTGGGGCTgaagcatttatttttaatgaagaatATGCCAAGAAAAACATGAAGACTGTTGCTCACAATCTTTACCCACTTCTGTTGAAGGCATGTTATTTAAACGAGAAAGTGGAAGTAATCCACACATTGGTAGAAAACTGGCCACATGAAGATTTTATTCTTGGAAAAATACTAGGTAAAACTATCGACTGTCCTGAAGATCTCACTCATTGGTCATGTCGACTAAGTTTGGTTGCATGTTTAAGGGGCTTGAAGAATTACGTGTTAAATTCTTCTTCGTTGTATTCAAAGAAACTTAAATCGGTGGATATTACAGGTATAAAGGATATTGAATGTCAGCCATGCAAGTGCAAGAAGACTTTGGGAAGATGGGCAAGGACAGAGCTGCTCTCACAGACTTGTTTTGATCTTCTGATTGAAATGGCAAATGGGGAACTCAGTGCATCTATATCTAATCTTGACATTGATGTGTTGTGTAACCTTTTTGTTACGGAAAGGAATTATGAGGTTGTGGTTCAAGCTTTACTGATGAGACATCATTGTCCTCTCAAGATTCGATGTGTTGATTTCAGAGCTGATAGTCTATCCTCACAaagacttttttatatattaaagcttGCTGAACCAGACTCACTACATAAATTAGAAATAGTTCACAATGTTCGACTAGATCTTTATGATCTCAAAGTTCttcttaataatataaatttccCAAAACTGTTTTCCCTTACTTTTCCTGCCAGAACATTTAATGTTCCTAGGTATACAACAgaagatgacattgttttgagcAGCATTGGTGAGAAACTAAGCAACATGACACAACTGACTGAACTAAGCCTTTCATTTTCTACTCTGACAGGGAAAATAAGAAAACTACTAAG tGTCATGAATACACCTCTAAAAACACTGGAAGTCGCCAACTGCTCTCTGAACAATATAGACATGGCGTATTTGGCTAATAGCCTCCATGCAGATCATTTGGAAGTACTGGATCTCAGCGGACACAATGTCACAAGCCAATTTCCATCAATGTTCTATAAGCTTCTTTCTAAGGCTTCTCAGACACTGAAAATGTTGGTTCTTGAAGAATGTGATATTGGTGATATGCATGTCGATCTGCTAGCGTTGGGTTTGTCACATTGTTGCAGATTGCAGGAGTTTAAGTTTCTTGGAAACCCTATGACATCACTAGCTCTTATGCActtattcaacatatttgttGATCTTCCTATGTTGAAGTACATTGAATTTCCTGTACCAAAAGACTGCTATCCTTATGACGTCCTTTACCCTCTAGATGAAGAAACTCTAACTAAATTTGACCACCAAAAATATAACAGTATAAAGGAATCCCTTCTATTGATTTTGACACAAGCTAACCGCGAAGACATATTAGCTGTAACACCCCTTTTTGGAACTTACGATCCAGCAATCCAAGAGACCAGCAATGAACTTGGAGCCCATTTACTTACATCTTTTAAAGAAGCACTAGATAATATTACAATATCATTGCAAAAGTTAAAATAA